One window of Rasiella rasia genomic DNA carries:
- a CDS encoding L-threonylcarbamoyladenylate synthase, producing the protein MAQFIKIYEENPNPKDIKEVVKVLRAGGLVIYPSDTVYALGCDITNNRALERVAQLKGVKLEKANFSFICEDLSNLSDYVKQIDSTTFKLLKRALPGPYTFILPGNNNLPTVFKKKKEVGIRVPDNSILQAIVRELGNPIISTSIKDEDEVIEYTTDPELIYEKWQKLVDVVVDGGYGGNVASTVIDLTSGEPVLVREGKGSLEI; encoded by the coding sequence ATGGCACAATTCATTAAAATTTACGAAGAAAACCCTAACCCAAAAGATATTAAAGAAGTGGTTAAGGTGTTAAGAGCAGGTGGTTTGGTTATTTATCCAAGTGATACCGTATATGCCCTTGGTTGCGATATAACCAATAACCGAGCTTTAGAGCGTGTAGCACAACTTAAGGGGGTGAAGTTAGAAAAAGCTAATTTCTCTTTTATTTGTGAAGACTTAAGCAATCTAAGTGACTACGTGAAGCAGATAGATTCTACTACGTTCAAACTTTTAAAGCGTGCCTTACCTGGACCATATACGTTCATCTTACCAGGAAACAACAATTTGCCAACCGTTTTTAAGAAGAAAAAAGAGGTGGGAATTCGGGTTCCTGATAACAGCATCTTACAAGCAATTGTACGCGAACTCGGTAACCCTATTATATCTACATCAATTAAGGATGAAGATGAAGTTATAGAATACACCACAGATCCAGAGCTTATTTATGAGAAGTGGCAGAAATTGGTTGACGTAGTTGTAGATGGTGGTTATGGGGGTAATGTTGCCTCTACCGTCATTGATTTAACTAGTGGAGAACCAGTTTTGGTGCGAGAGGGTAAGGGAAGTTTAGAAATCTAA
- a CDS encoding Glu/Leu/Phe/Val family dehydrogenase: MVTDVVNTKDLKKMAPVFGQLSFDDHEQVVFCNDKDTGLKAIIGIHNTVLGPALGGTRMWQYNSEWDALNDVLRLSRGMTFKSAITGLNLGGGKAVIIGDAKTQKTPELMKRFGEFVHSLSGRYITAEDVGMTTGDMDLVRTVTPYVTGISEEKGGAGNPSPITAYGVFMGMKAAAKYAFGNDMLEDRTVYVQGIGNVGESLVEHLSNEGAKVYISDINQERLEEVRDKYSVEIYGGNNIYAEEMDIYAPCALGATVNDETINQLTAKVIAGAANNQLADENKHGLILKQKGIVYAPDFLINAGGIINVYAELENYGKQEIIRKTENIYNTTLEILNNAETNGVTTHQAAFDIAQAKIDARKNEK, encoded by the coding sequence ATGGTGACTGATGTAGTTAACACAAAAGACCTAAAAAAAATGGCCCCGGTCTTTGGCCAACTTTCTTTCGATGATCACGAACAGGTAGTTTTTTGCAACGACAAAGATACAGGTTTAAAGGCAATAATTGGAATTCATAATACGGTATTAGGACCTGCGCTAGGTGGTACCCGTATGTGGCAATATAATAGTGAATGGGACGCATTAAATGATGTATTACGTCTTTCACGCGGTATGACCTTTAAGTCTGCTATCACCGGATTAAACCTTGGTGGAGGAAAGGCTGTTATTATAGGCGATGCCAAAACACAGAAAACGCCAGAATTAATGAAGCGTTTTGGTGAATTTGTACATTCGTTAAGCGGTCGCTATATCACAGCTGAAGATGTTGGAATGACGACAGGCGATATGGATTTAGTTCGCACAGTAACACCTTATGTAACAGGTATTTCTGAAGAAAAGGGTGGTGCTGGAAATCCGTCACCCATTACAGCCTATGGGGTGTTTATGGGGATGAAAGCTGCTGCTAAATACGCCTTCGGAAATGATATGTTAGAAGATCGTACGGTCTATGTTCAAGGAATTGGAAATGTAGGTGAATCGTTAGTTGAGCATTTGTCTAACGAAGGTGCAAAGGTTTATATTTCAGATATAAATCAAGAACGACTTGAAGAAGTACGCGATAAGTATAGCGTAGAAATTTATGGTGGTAACAATATTTACGCCGAAGAAATGGACATCTATGCACCATGTGCCTTAGGCGCTACGGTAAACGATGAAACCATTAATCAATTAACTGCAAAAGTAATTGCTGGTGCAGCCAATAACCAATTGGCAGACGAGAATAAGCACGGTTTAATACTTAAACAAAAAGGTATTGTGTATGCACCAGATTTCTTGATTAATGCTGGAGGTATTATTAATGTGTATGCCGAATTAGAAAATTACGGAAAGCAGGAAATTATTAGAAAGACTGAGAATATTTATAACACAACGCTAGAGATCTTAAATAATGCTGAAACCAATGGTGTAACAACCCATCAGGCAGCCTTTGATATTGCTCAGGCGAAAATAGACGCTAGAAAGAACGAAAAATAG
- a CDS encoding ABC transporter ATP-binding protein, whose protein sequence is MKELQYINRYFVKYRGRLLVGLLVTIIAAVFKLFVPIIIGDTVNVVREYITGEITDLEFVKSELVKNILLILGTTLLAAIFTFIMRQTIIVVSRYVEYDLKDEVYQHYQKLSLSFYKNNRTGDLMSRISEDVGKVRMYVGPAIMYSTTTITLFLVVLPYMFFKAPMLTLYVVAPLPILSVCVYRLSLAIHKRSTVVQQYLSKLTTFTQESFSGISVIKAYGIEPRINSEFVTLSEGSRDKNLHLVKVQALFFPLMVLLIGASNLLVVYIGGKQYIDGLIDFGTIVQFLIYVNMLTWPVAIVGWVSSMVQQAEASQKRINEFLQQVPEIQNTSSEVQTVHGTIEFKNLSFTYQDTNITALKNISFSVKAGETLAIVGNTGSGKSTVLELIGRLYDVAPGSLLIDSIPIANRNLDNLRDAIGYVPQDAFLFSDSIKKNIRFGKEEATDEEVVKAAKNAAVHKNIIDFSNGYDTVLGERGISLSGGQKQRVSIARAIIKDPKILLFDDCLSAVDTETEEEILQNLQKISQNKTTIIVSHRVSSAKNADKIIVLEEGQIIQQGTHNELINLEGYYKELYNKQLSEKEI, encoded by the coding sequence ATGAAAGAACTTCAATACATTAATCGATATTTTGTAAAATATCGAGGTAGATTATTAGTTGGCTTATTGGTTACAATTATCGCAGCTGTATTTAAATTGTTTGTACCCATTATTATTGGCGATACAGTAAACGTTGTTAGAGAGTATATTACGGGAGAAATAACAGATCTTGAATTTGTAAAATCTGAACTTGTCAAAAACATTTTACTAATTTTAGGCACAACACTTTTAGCTGCCATATTTACTTTTATTATGCGTCAGACTATCATTGTAGTCTCCAGGTATGTTGAATACGACCTAAAAGATGAAGTGTACCAGCATTACCAAAAACTTTCGTTAAGCTTCTATAAAAATAACCGCACTGGAGATTTAATGAGCCGCATTAGTGAAGACGTTGGTAAAGTACGTATGTATGTAGGACCTGCCATTATGTATAGCACTACAACAATTACGTTGTTTTTAGTGGTACTTCCTTATATGTTTTTTAAAGCCCCTATGCTAACCTTATATGTGGTTGCTCCATTGCCAATTCTCTCTGTTTGTGTGTATAGATTAAGTCTTGCAATTCATAAAAGGAGTACCGTAGTTCAGCAATATCTGTCTAAGCTAACCACCTTTACTCAGGAAAGTTTTAGTGGAATTTCGGTTATTAAAGCGTATGGTATAGAGCCTAGAATTAACTCAGAATTTGTTACACTCTCTGAAGGCAGTCGTGATAAAAACCTTCATTTAGTTAAAGTTCAGGCACTATTTTTTCCTTTAATGGTTTTGCTCATAGGTGCAAGTAACCTTTTGGTGGTTTACATTGGTGGTAAGCAATATATTGATGGGCTCATTGATTTTGGAACTATAGTTCAGTTCTTAATTTATGTGAACATGCTCACCTGGCCGGTGGCTATTGTAGGTTGGGTATCTTCTATGGTACAACAGGCGGAGGCTTCGCAAAAGCGTATCAACGAGTTTTTACAACAAGTTCCAGAAATTCAAAATACATCCTCAGAGGTGCAAACAGTACACGGTACAATTGAGTTTAAAAATCTTTCGTTTACCTATCAAGATACCAACATCACTGCACTAAAAAACATATCTTTTTCAGTAAAAGCGGGTGAAACCCTTGCCATAGTTGGAAATACTGGCAGCGGAAAATCTACTGTTCTAGAACTAATTGGCCGTCTTTACGATGTAGCACCTGGCAGTTTACTTATTGATAGTATTCCTATAGCAAATCGCAACTTAGACAACCTTCGTGATGCAATCGGGTATGTTCCTCAGGACGCTTTTTTATTTAGTGATAGCATAAAGAAGAATATTAGATTTGGTAAAGAAGAAGCTACAGATGAAGAAGTTGTGAAAGCTGCTAAAAATGCTGCAGTACATAAAAACATTATTGACTTTTCTAACGGGTATGATACCGTTCTTGGGGAAAGAGGTATTTCGTTAAGCGGCGGACAAAAGCAACGAGTTTCTATTGCTAGAGCCATTATAAAAGACCCAAAAATACTGTTGTTTGATGATTGCCTCTCTGCGGTAGATACTGAGACTGAAGAAGAAATCTTACAAAACCTTCAAAAGATCTCTCAAAACAAAACAACCATTATAGTGAGTCATCGTGTTTCTTCAGCAAAAAATGCAGACAAAATAATCGTCCTTGAAGAAGGGCAGATAATCCAGCAAGGAACTCATAATGAACTTATAAACCTTGAAGGCTATTATAAAGAATTGTACAATAAACAACTTTCTGAAAAAGAAATATAG
- a CDS encoding PUR family DNA/RNA-binding protein gives MSDSYSMEKEEIYSKVMRAGRRTYFFDVRSTKAGDYYLTITESKKFTNDDGSFHYKKHKIYLYKEDFSEFKDHLSEMIDYIINEKGEEVISERHQSDYKKEDHTEGPQSATEAGTVLDEPAPSNFTDIDFDDI, from the coding sequence ATGAGTGATTCATATTCGATGGAGAAAGAAGAAATTTACAGTAAAGTAATGCGCGCTGGACGCCGAACCTATTTTTTCGATGTTCGATCTACCAAGGCGGGAGATTACTATCTAACTATTACAGAAAGTAAGAAATTTACAAATGACGATGGATCATTTCATTACAAAAAACATAAAATCTATCTGTACAAAGAAGACTTTTCAGAATTTAAAGATCATCTAAGTGAAATGATTGATTACATCATTAATGAGAAAGGTGAAGAAGTAATTAGCGAACGTCACCAAAGTGATTATAAAAAAGAAGACCATACTGAAGGTCCGCAAAGTGCCACCGAAGCAGGAACTGTTTTAGACGAGCCTGCGCCTTCTAATTTTACAGATATCGATTTTGACGATATTTAG
- a CDS encoding glycosyltransferase yields the protein MTTAVVILNWNGKALLEQFLPSVVAYSKEATVYVADNASSDNSIAYVAKNFPTVQVIRNTENGGYAKGYNDALAQLTEELFVLLNSDVEVTENWLAPIVDAFRNNPQLVAAQPKILDFKNKRNFEYAGAAGGFLDKFGYPYCRGRVFSTVEEDNGQYDDTIPIFWATGACLFVTSHAFISVGGFDEDFFAHQEEIDLCWRLQSKGGVVNYIGASKVYHVGGATLSAANPNKTFYNFRNTLLLLLKNVKGNRVWGLILARLLLDGLAGIQFLLKGKLTHIFALLRAHICFYVLVPKFLQKRKKWASPLRYFKIKSVVWKYFVQGKKTSNTF from the coding sequence TTGACAACCGCAGTAGTCATTTTAAACTGGAATGGGAAAGCCTTATTAGAGCAATTTCTCCCTTCAGTTGTTGCCTATTCTAAAGAAGCGACTGTATATGTTGCAGACAATGCCTCTAGTGACAATTCTATTGCATATGTTGCTAAAAATTTTCCAACGGTTCAAGTAATTCGAAATACTGAAAATGGTGGATATGCGAAAGGCTATAACGATGCCTTAGCACAACTTACTGAAGAACTATTTGTGCTGTTAAATAGCGATGTTGAAGTAACTGAGAACTGGTTAGCTCCTATAGTTGATGCTTTTAGAAACAACCCTCAATTAGTTGCCGCTCAGCCAAAAATTTTAGATTTCAAAAATAAAAGGAACTTTGAATACGCTGGAGCAGCAGGTGGTTTTCTAGACAAATTTGGATACCCCTATTGCCGCGGACGGGTTTTTAGCACGGTAGAAGAAGATAACGGACAGTATGATGATACCATCCCTATTTTTTGGGCTACAGGCGCCTGTCTTTTTGTTACTAGCCACGCCTTTATATCGGTTGGTGGGTTTGACGAAGATTTTTTTGCGCATCAAGAAGAAATTGATTTATGTTGGCGTTTACAATCTAAAGGAGGTGTTGTAAATTATATAGGTGCTTCTAAAGTGTATCATGTGGGAGGGGCTACGCTAAGCGCTGCCAACCCAAATAAAACATTTTATAATTTTCGAAACACCCTATTGTTATTACTGAAAAATGTAAAGGGCAATCGAGTTTGGGGACTCATTCTAGCGCGCCTTTTACTAGATGGTCTTGCTGGAATACAATTTTTGCTGAAAGGTAAATTAACACATATTTTCGCTTTGTTAAGGGCGCATATTTGTTTTTACGTATTGGTACCTAAATTTCTTCAGAAAAGAAAAAAATGGGCCAGCCCTTTACGCTATTTTAAAATTAAATCTGTAGTATGGAAGTACTTCGTGCAAGGAAAAAAAACGAGTAACACCTTCTAG
- a CDS encoding YfiT family bacillithiol transferase, whose product MDIKKLQYPIGPLKLPAKISKNDLDEAISILEIFPEQLRLLVAHLPEATLKQPYRPEGWTIGQLVHHIADSHHHSYIRFKWALTEENPTIKAYHQEGWASLGDYDTLPIAWSLSHIDAVHHKLAYVLKMLTPDQWERTFQHPDKKEPTSLKENALMYAWHSMHHFAHIKNALDRLEH is encoded by the coding sequence ATGGACATAAAAAAACTACAATACCCAATCGGCCCCTTAAAATTACCTGCTAAAATTTCTAAAAATGATTTGGATGAGGCAATTTCAATTCTAGAAATTTTTCCAGAGCAGTTAAGATTATTAGTGGCGCATCTCCCAGAAGCCACCCTAAAACAACCCTACCGACCAGAAGGTTGGACTATTGGGCAATTAGTACATCATATTGCAGACAGTCATCACCATAGCTACATTAGGTTTAAATGGGCGCTCACCGAAGAGAACCCAACAATAAAAGCGTACCATCAAGAAGGTTGGGCAAGCTTAGGCGATTATGATACACTTCCTATTGCTTGGTCGCTTAGTCATATTGACGCCGTTCACCATAAATTAGCGTATGTACTAAAGATGTTAACGCCAGACCAATGGGAGCGAACATTTCAGCATCCAGATAAAAAAGAACCTACCTCGCTAAAAGAAAATGCATTAATGTACGCTTGGCACAGTATGCATCATTTTGCTCACATTAAGAATGCCTTAGACAGACTCGAACATTAA
- a CDS encoding OmpA/MotB family protein — MKKLMILALCSGLMFTSCVSKKKFTDLEAKQKKTQDLLNTATVKLNDCLEERSGLRAQNESLKSQVASLNSTNGDLIRQIGDFTDLTKKGAANLEKSLESLQEKDLTIRRLQDALTRKDSVTLALVTSLKKEVGLDDEDIQINVEKGVVFISLSDKVLFRSGSYNITPRASEILAKVAKVINDKPDFEALVEGHTDNVPYRSGVLLDNWDLSAKRSTAIVRELVNLGANPAQLIAAGRSEFVPKVDNSTAENRSINRRTKIYVLPKIDQFYEMIEDSMDELSKEGE; from the coding sequence ATGAAAAAACTGATGATACTGGCTTTATGCTCTGGGTTGATGTTCACTTCTTGTGTTTCTAAAAAGAAGTTTACAGATTTAGAGGCGAAGCAAAAGAAAACGCAAGACCTATTAAATACTGCTACCGTTAAGCTCAATGACTGCTTGGAGGAGCGCTCTGGACTTAGAGCTCAGAACGAGAGCTTAAAAAGTCAAGTTGCATCGTTAAATAGTACCAACGGCGATCTTATTAGACAGATTGGTGACTTTACCGATTTAACCAAAAAAGGAGCAGCTAATCTAGAGAAGTCTTTAGAAAGCTTACAAGAAAAAGATTTAACGATTAGAAGACTGCAAGATGCGCTTACTCGTAAGGACAGTGTAACACTTGCTTTGGTAACAAGCTTGAAGAAAGAAGTTGGACTTGATGACGAGGATATTCAAATTAATGTTGAAAAAGGAGTTGTTTTTATCTCGCTTAGCGACAAGGTTTTGTTTAGAAGTGGAAGTTATAACATCACACCAAGAGCATCAGAAATTTTGGCCAAAGTAGCGAAAGTAATTAACGATAAGCCAGATTTTGAGGCCCTTGTAGAAGGTCATACAGATAACGTACCATATAGAAGCGGTGTACTTTTAGACAACTGGGACTTAAGTGCAAAACGATCTACTGCCATTGTACGTGAATTGGTTAACCTAGGTGCTAATCCAGCGCAGTTAATTGCTGCAGGACGAAGTGAATTTGTACCGAAAGTAGACAACTCTACCGCAGAAAATCGTTCCATTAACAGAAGAACAAAGATTTATGTACTTCCTAAGATTGATCAATTCTATGAAATGATTGAAGATTCTATGGACGAATTAAGCAAAGAAGGCGAATAA
- a CDS encoding M14 family zinc carboxypeptidase, with protein sequence MKKTIQLFVFLFTLTVLAQNYQVDLNYYLPQDVTYNQNIPTPKSIIGHEVGDWHITHDKLAQYMYALANASDRITIEDRGTTFEGRPLLLLTITSTANHNNLENIRKNHVALTENGSSSLNTANMPIVVYQGFSIHGNEPSGSNAALAAAYYLAAAQGTKIDELLNNTVILFDPSLNPDGLQRFAYWANMHKSKNINPDPNDREYGEVWPGGRTNHYWFDMNRDWLPVQLPESRARITTFHNWYPNILTDHHEMGTNSSFFFQPGIPSRTHPLTPKLNQELTGKIGNYHAKALDEIGSFYYTEENFDDFYYGKGSTFPDINGSIGILFEQASSRGHAQESDNGILTFPFTIRNQFTAALSTLEAAVGMRTEILDYQREFYNNARNEATGGAIVFGDEKDAAKAYHLAEILKRHKVKVHELKQDFSANGKNYKKGFGYVIPKNQRQQRLVKAMFEKRTSFQDSLFYDISAWTLPLAFNLDYTESATMSQAGAEITDLQMNRPSVPNASNYAYLMEWHEYYSPKALNLILQEGLRAKVGMTPFSIENKEYDYGTVMIPVQNQKLQGANLLKFLTKVSRETGVKFTGVQTGLTKGIDLGSSQFRAIETPKVAILVGDGVNPYDAGEIWHLFDTRYDMHITKLDTRSFGRADISSYTDIIMPASWGGGLDKDDTEKLKTWVRNGGSLIGYRNAGRYLNSNEFLKMKFKTSQDTAKAITFEQRQNYFGAKGIGGAIFDTKLDRSHPIAFGYKNNTLPMFRNTTLFVEADANSYNNPIQYSNNPLLAGYISKPRLEELKNTVPFKTNGLGRGQVIYFTDNTNFRAFWYGTNKLLMNAIFFGDEM encoded by the coding sequence ATGAAAAAAACTATCCAACTTTTTGTATTTCTTTTTACACTTACTGTCCTAGCTCAAAACTATCAAGTAGATCTCAACTACTACCTGCCACAAGATGTAACATATAACCAAAATATACCGACACCTAAAAGCATAATTGGTCATGAGGTTGGCGATTGGCATATTACACACGACAAGCTCGCTCAATATATGTATGCGCTTGCCAATGCCAGCGATCGTATTACAATAGAAGATAGAGGTACAACTTTTGAAGGCAGACCACTTCTATTGCTCACTATTACTTCTACAGCTAATCATAACAATCTTGAAAACATTCGTAAGAATCATGTTGCCCTTACTGAGAATGGCAGTAGCAGTCTAAACACTGCCAACATGCCTATAGTAGTGTATCAAGGATTTTCAATTCACGGGAACGAACCTAGTGGATCTAATGCGGCACTTGCTGCTGCCTATTATCTCGCCGCAGCACAAGGTACTAAGATAGATGAGCTTTTAAATAACACTGTTATTTTATTCGACCCCTCTCTAAATCCGGATGGACTTCAACGCTTTGCGTATTGGGCAAACATGCACAAGAGTAAAAATATAAACCCAGACCCTAACGATAGAGAATATGGTGAGGTGTGGCCAGGAGGAAGAACGAATCACTACTGGTTCGATATGAATAGAGATTGGCTACCTGTACAGCTTCCCGAAAGTCGAGCGCGTATTACCACCTTTCATAACTGGTATCCAAACATCTTAACAGATCATCACGAAATGGGAACCAACTCTAGTTTCTTTTTTCAGCCTGGTATTCCTTCAAGAACACATCCATTAACACCAAAATTAAATCAAGAACTCACAGGTAAAATTGGAAACTACCACGCCAAGGCACTCGATGAAATTGGTAGCTTTTATTATACTGAAGAAAATTTTGATGATTTTTACTACGGAAAAGGGAGCACCTTCCCAGATATTAACGGAAGTATTGGTATTCTCTTCGAACAAGCATCTTCTAGAGGTCATGCGCAGGAGAGTGACAATGGCATCTTAACCTTCCCATTTACTATTCGCAATCAATTTACTGCAGCGCTTTCAACACTTGAAGCAGCTGTGGGTATGCGAACAGAAATTTTAGATTATCAGCGTGAGTTTTATAATAATGCTCGTAACGAAGCTACGGGTGGCGCCATTGTTTTTGGAGACGAAAAAGATGCTGCCAAGGCTTATCATCTAGCTGAAATTTTAAAGCGTCATAAAGTTAAGGTTCATGAACTAAAGCAAGATTTTAGTGCCAATGGCAAAAACTACAAAAAAGGATTTGGTTACGTGATACCAAAAAACCAAAGACAACAAAGACTGGTAAAGGCCATGTTTGAAAAACGCACTAGTTTTCAAGACAGTTTATTTTACGACATTTCTGCATGGACACTACCACTTGCATTCAATTTAGACTATACAGAAAGTGCAACAATGAGTCAAGCCGGTGCAGAAATAACAGACCTACAAATGAACCGTCCTAGCGTGCCAAATGCTTCAAACTACGCCTATTTAATGGAGTGGCACGAATATTATAGTCCAAAAGCATTAAACCTAATCTTACAAGAAGGGTTGCGAGCAAAAGTGGGTATGACGCCTTTCAGCATAGAGAATAAAGAATACGATTACGGTACCGTAATGATCCCCGTACAAAACCAAAAGTTACAAGGAGCAAACCTCCTTAAATTTTTGACAAAGGTAAGCCGCGAAACCGGTGTAAAATTTACAGGGGTACAAACAGGTCTCACCAAAGGAATTGACCTAGGAAGTAGCCAATTTAGAGCTATAGAAACGCCTAAAGTAGCAATATTGGTGGGTGACGGGGTAAATCCATATGACGCTGGCGAGATTTGGCATTTATTTGACACACGCTACGATATGCATATTACCAAGCTAGACACCCGCAGTTTTGGACGAGCTGATATAAGTAGCTATACCGATATAATTATGCCTGCAAGTTGGGGTGGCGGACTTGATAAAGACGACACAGAAAAGCTTAAAACATGGGTACGCAATGGTGGTTCTCTAATAGGATATAGAAATGCGGGACGTTACCTAAACAGCAATGAGTTTCTTAAAATGAAATTTAAGACCTCCCAAGACACCGCAAAAGCAATCACCTTTGAACAACGACAAAACTATTTTGGTGCTAAAGGAATTGGAGGGGCTATTTTCGATACAAAATTAGATCGATCTCATCCCATCGCATTTGGGTATAAGAACAACACCTTACCAATGTTTAGGAATACTACCCTATTTGTTGAAGCAGACGCGAATAGTTACAACAATCCAATTCAGTATAGCAACAATCCGTTGTTGGCGGGGTATATTTCAAAACCACGTTTAGAAGAGTTAAAAAATACTGTTCCTTTTAAAACCAATGGTCTAGGGCGTGGACAAGTAATTTACTTTACCGATAACACCAACTTTAGAGCGTTCTGGTATGGTACCAACAAGCTGTTAATGAATGCTATTTTCTTTGGTGATGAAATGTAA